In one window of Tellurirhabdus rosea DNA:
- a CDS encoding 4Fe-4S dicluster domain-containing protein: protein MAIIQQILFVAALAVAAWFVTKRYKFIRDNINLGKPENRKDRPSERLSIMLRVAFGQKKMMTNVTVGLMHFVIYVGFVIINIEIVEIVLDGIFGTHRLFAPYLGAVYPFLINVFEVFALGVWLVCVGFLTRRYVTRVGRLQGSRHEEMSWRWPQLDATLILTFEILLMTAFLTWNAADTVLRAQGVAHYDVPVAGDFLISGLLTPLFEGWNTTALIAYERFAWWFHILGILFFAVYVTYSKHLHIILAFPNTYFSKLEPKGEMKNMPEITKEVQLALGITQPDPNEVPAEIGTFGAKDVFDLSWKNLMDAYTCTECGRCTAACPANITGKKLSPRKIMMDTRDRVEEVGRNRDANGGTFVDDGKTLINDYITVEEINACTTCQACVQECPVNINPLEIILQLRRYKIMDEAQAPASWNAMFSNVENNMAPWKFSPSDRFNWADQVNS from the coding sequence ATGGCAATAATTCAGCAAATTTTGTTTGTGGCAGCCCTGGCCGTAGCGGCCTGGTTTGTGACGAAACGCTACAAGTTCATTCGGGACAACATCAATCTGGGCAAGCCCGAAAACCGGAAGGACCGGCCGTCCGAGCGACTCAGCATCATGCTGCGGGTGGCGTTCGGGCAGAAGAAAATGATGACCAACGTAACCGTCGGACTGATGCACTTCGTGATTTACGTGGGCTTCGTCATCATCAATATCGAGATCGTAGAAATCGTGCTGGACGGGATTTTCGGCACGCACCGGCTTTTTGCGCCTTACCTCGGCGCCGTGTATCCGTTCCTGATCAACGTCTTTGAAGTGTTTGCGCTGGGCGTCTGGCTGGTCTGCGTGGGCTTTCTAACCCGTCGCTACGTGACGCGCGTCGGTCGCCTGCAGGGGAGTCGGCACGAAGAAATGAGCTGGCGCTGGCCGCAACTGGACGCTACGCTGATTCTGACGTTCGAAATCCTGCTCATGACGGCCTTTCTGACCTGGAATGCCGCCGACACGGTCCTGCGCGCCCAAGGCGTGGCGCATTACGACGTGCCTGTGGCCGGTGATTTTCTCATCAGCGGACTGCTGACGCCCCTGTTTGAGGGCTGGAACACAACGGCTCTGATTGCCTACGAGCGGTTTGCCTGGTGGTTTCACATTTTGGGTATCCTGTTCTTCGCCGTGTACGTGACCTATTCGAAGCACCTGCACATCATTCTGGCCTTCCCGAATACGTACTTCTCGAAGCTGGAGCCGAAAGGCGAAATGAAAAACATGCCCGAAATCACGAAGGAAGTACAGCTGGCGCTGGGCATTACGCAGCCTGATCCGAATGAGGTGCCGGCCGAAATCGGGACTTTCGGGGCCAAAGACGTGTTCGACCTGAGTTGGAAAAACCTGATGGATGCCTACACCTGCACCGAGTGCGGGCGCTGTACGGCGGCCTGCCCGGCCAACATCACGGGCAAAAAACTGTCGCCGCGCAAAATCATGATGGATACCCGCGACCGGGTGGAGGAAGTGGGCCGGAACCGGGACGCCAACGGCGGCACGTTCGTGGACGACGGCAAGACGCTCATCAACGACTACATCACCGTCGAGGAAATTAACGCTTGCACCACTTGCCAGGCTTGTGTGCAGGAATGCCCGGTGAATATCAATCCGCTGGAGATCATTCTGCAGCTTCGGCGCTACAAAATCATGGACGAGGCGCAGGCACCGGCTTCGTGGAACGCCATGTTCAGCAACGTCGAAAACAACATGGCTCCGTGGAAATTCTCCCCGAGCGACCGGTTCAACTGGGCTGATCAGGTGAACTCATAA
- a CDS encoding lycopene cyclase family protein: protein MHPDTYDIGIIGAGCAGLSLARELVGRYGGDLRIALLDPALLQHPEKTWSFWTHEPDRYAALAEGIWHKVSFADHRGALTEPIAPYSYVSIPARRYRQHILDELFRLPSVHLRTEASRRYGPSGRNYLIQTEGAEIRCERLFSSVHPPATRPARYALQQHFLGWFVETPEPAFESDTVTLMDFRTEPGSGAEFVYVLPYSDRRALVEYTVFSPRPWPVGTYEEKLKAYLHRRSIDRYNVTASEQGSIPMTDYPFPQQTADGLHHIGLAGGLARPATGYAFRFIEQDSALIAASLQDGQVSRFSAAGRHQFYDRLLLHLIDRFPERVPGIMSALFRRNRFADILAFLDRSSAPLDEARIFWRLPWSPFLRVLYESYLRP, encoded by the coding sequence ATGCACCCGGATACCTACGACATCGGCATTATCGGCGCGGGCTGTGCAGGCCTCAGCCTGGCGCGGGAACTGGTGGGCCGTTATGGCGGCGACCTTCGCATTGCCCTGCTCGACCCGGCCCTGCTGCAACATCCCGAAAAAACCTGGTCTTTCTGGACCCACGAGCCCGATCGCTACGCCGCTCTCGCCGAAGGTATCTGGCATAAAGTCTCGTTTGCCGACCACCGAGGCGCCCTGACCGAGCCCATTGCTCCTTACAGCTACGTTAGCATCCCCGCCCGCCGCTACCGGCAGCACATCCTTGACGAACTGTTTCGCCTGCCCAGCGTGCACCTGCGCACCGAAGCTTCGCGGCGGTACGGACCCAGTGGCCGCAACTACCTGATTCAGACCGAAGGGGCCGAAATCCGCTGCGAACGGCTTTTCAGCAGCGTTCACCCGCCCGCTACCCGCCCGGCCCGGTACGCTCTGCAACAGCATTTTCTGGGCTGGTTTGTAGAAACGCCCGAGCCCGCTTTTGAGTCCGACACGGTCACGCTGATGGATTTCCGCACCGAACCGGGCAGCGGAGCCGAGTTTGTGTACGTGCTGCCTTACTCCGACCGGCGGGCGCTGGTGGAATACACCGTTTTTTCGCCCCGACCATGGCCGGTTGGGACGTACGAAGAAAAACTAAAGGCGTATCTGCACCGGCGGAGCATCGACCGCTACAACGTCACCGCCTCCGAGCAGGGAAGCATCCCGATGACCGACTACCCGTTTCCGCAGCAAACCGCCGACGGCCTGCACCACATCGGTCTGGCGGGCGGACTGGCCCGGCCCGCCACGGGTTACGCCTTTCGGTTCATCGAACAGGACTCGGCCCTCATTGCGGCTTCGCTTCAGGACGGGCAGGTCAGCCGGTTTTCCGCGGCGGGACGCCACCAGTTTTACGACCGGCTGCTACTGCACCTCATCGACCGCTTTCCGGAGCGGGTCCCCGGCATTATGAGCGCCCTCTTTCGCCGGAACCGCTTTGCCGACATTCTGGCATTTCTGGACCGCTCGTCGGCCCCGCTCGACGAAGCCCGGATTTTCTGGCGATTACCCTGGTCTCCCTTTCTCCGCGTCCTGTATGAAAGCTACCTCCGCCCCTGA
- a CDS encoding Brp/Blh family beta-carotene 15,15'-dioxygenase has protein sequence MKATSAPDYRLPALQLALSGLLWLLWALLPADSYRDWVLLGPVLLLVGIPHGANDLLLLRKRFPQLPPRRAFGLYLAVFLASAGLMLWLPLPGLVLFLVITAYHFGQGDLHDHLRPRAARRADGLYVAWGANLLAALLALRAHELPGYLPDGYGFAAITDFFVALPNTPLAYGAVAAGLLAGAAAGGWLSWPEAGLRLAATVFLLLLFTHTRLLVGFAVYFGIWHSVDSIRLFSRSLYPPDGAAGFRQFYRDALPITVLAFLFLGGLLWLSAQIELPYPLTFVLFIFIFAITVPHVFVTEPIYRRSRGVE, from the coding sequence ATGAAAGCTACCTCCGCCCCTGACTACCGGCTTCCTGCGCTGCAACTGGCTCTTTCGGGCCTGCTGTGGCTCCTCTGGGCATTGCTGCCCGCCGACTCTTACCGCGACTGGGTGCTACTGGGGCCGGTGCTGCTGCTCGTCGGTATTCCGCACGGGGCCAACGATTTGCTGTTGCTGCGCAAACGCTTCCCACAATTGCCGCCGCGGCGGGCGTTTGGGCTGTACCTGGCCGTTTTTCTGGCTTCGGCCGGGCTAATGCTCTGGCTGCCTTTGCCGGGTCTGGTGCTATTTCTGGTCATTACCGCCTATCATTTCGGGCAGGGCGACCTGCACGACCACCTGCGTCCCCGGGCCGCCCGCCGCGCCGACGGCCTGTACGTAGCCTGGGGTGCCAACCTGCTGGCGGCGCTGCTGGCACTGCGTGCCCACGAACTGCCCGGCTACCTGCCCGACGGATACGGGTTTGCGGCGATTACGGACTTTTTTGTAGCCCTGCCGAATACGCCCCTGGCCTACGGAGCCGTGGCGGCCGGACTGCTGGCGGGGGCCGCGGCGGGGGGCTGGCTGAGCTGGCCGGAAGCGGGACTGCGGCTGGCGGCTACGGTTTTTCTGCTGCTGCTTTTTACTCACACGCGGCTGCTGGTTGGCTTTGCGGTTTATTTCGGCATCTGGCACAGCGTAGATTCTATCCGGTTGTTTAGCCGAAGCCTGTACCCGCCGGACGGGGCGGCGGGTTTCCGGCAATTTTACCGGGACGCGCTGCCGATTACCGTTCTGGCGTTCCTGTTTCTGGGCGGACTGCTGTGGCTCAGTGCGCAGATCGAGCTGCCTTACCCGCTTACGTTTGTGCTGTTCATCTTCATTTTTGCCATAACGGTTCCGCACGTGTTCGTGACCGAGCCGATTTACCGCCGTTCGCGGGGGGTGGAATGA
- a CDS encoding PDDEXK family nuclease, whose protein sequence is MLTDDLLSFLSAEKIDAEPVAVGAETPFPLLKLAGKALFLHLIVVKRYREQPTEPFFFQHLSDNFGQRGERIIHLWEDVWRLKKEVVQSRLRALAGQSQRIPARLTQVRRLDRPTTAAFLDHNHLQVVTLSKYKYGLFLPARYFRVLSDDYQKTVDSGATELLVAVATFSHPRTIPRNGKLSRSVELVRFANRLNCTVVGGLDKLLKAFIQEQHPGDIMTYADRDWSDGRSYEKLGFERVGTTAPQEFWLDAETLVRHYPHRLAEESEELIPVHNAGSLKFVLNLDYTD, encoded by the coding sequence GTGCTGACCGATGACCTGCTTTCTTTTTTATCCGCTGAAAAAATCGACGCTGAACCGGTGGCGGTCGGGGCCGAAACCCCCTTTCCGCTGCTGAAACTGGCCGGCAAAGCCCTTTTTCTGCACCTGATTGTCGTGAAAAGGTACCGGGAGCAACCGACGGAGCCGTTTTTCTTCCAGCACCTTTCGGATAACTTTGGGCAGCGAGGCGAGCGCATCATACACCTGTGGGAAGATGTCTGGCGGCTGAAAAAAGAGGTGGTTCAGTCACGGCTCCGGGCACTGGCGGGACAATCCCAACGGATTCCGGCGCGTCTGACGCAGGTCCGGCGCCTTGACCGGCCAACCACGGCGGCCTTTCTCGACCACAACCATTTGCAGGTCGTCACGCTCTCGAAATACAAGTATGGACTGTTTCTGCCCGCCCGTTATTTTCGCGTGTTATCGGACGATTACCAGAAAACGGTCGATTCCGGCGCGACGGAACTGCTGGTGGCCGTAGCTACGTTCAGCCACCCCCGCACCATTCCGCGGAACGGAAAGCTTTCGCGCTCGGTTGAGCTGGTGCGCTTTGCAAACCGGTTAAACTGCACCGTCGTCGGCGGGCTCGACAAGCTGTTGAAAGCGTTTATCCAGGAACAGCATCCCGGCGACATCATGACCTACGCCGACCGCGACTGGTCGGACGGGCGGAGTTACGAGAAACTAGGCTTCGAGCGCGTGGGAACGACCGCCCCGCAGGAATTCTGGCTCGATGCGGAAACGCTCGTCCGCCACTACCCGCACCGGCTGGCGGAAGAAAGCGAAGAACTGATACCGGTGCATAATGCCGGAAGCCTCAAATTTGTTCTGAACCTGGATTACACGGATTAA
- the miaA gene encoding tRNA (adenosine(37)-N6)-dimethylallyltransferase MiaA, translated as MIIILGPTASGKTRLAVQLAHRLNGEIISADSRQVYRDMDIGTGKDLDEYRVGDAPVPYHLINIVDAGTEYNLYEFQKDFHAALANIQQRKKLPVVCGGTGLYLEAVLKGHQFTAIPIDEAARRALESLPDEELHRIFRETPSAYTPLADTSTRKRLIRAIEISRHLQQHPDAATATTPELTDFLVVGLNPPVELRRERISRRLHERLRNGMIEEVETLLKRGIPAERLIYYGLEYKFITQYLTGDLDYDTLSSRLETAIHQFAKRQMTYFRKMERDGLPIHWLDGTRPTPELCEDVVRLYRTRGL; from the coding sequence ATGATCATCATCCTCGGCCCCACCGCTTCCGGAAAAACTCGCCTTGCCGTACAGTTGGCCCACCGACTCAACGGAGAAATCATCAGCGCCGACTCGCGCCAGGTCTACCGCGACATGGACATCGGTACGGGCAAAGATCTGGACGAATACCGGGTCGGCGACGCCCCCGTGCCCTATCACCTCATCAACATCGTGGACGCCGGAACGGAGTATAACCTGTACGAATTTCAGAAGGACTTTCACGCCGCCCTGGCCAACATTCAGCAGCGGAAAAAACTGCCGGTTGTCTGCGGCGGAACGGGATTGTATCTGGAGGCGGTCCTGAAAGGCCATCAGTTTACGGCCATTCCCATCGATGAAGCCGCCCGGCGTGCGCTGGAATCGTTACCTGATGAGGAACTGCACCGGATTTTCCGCGAAACGCCGTCTGCCTACACCCCGCTGGCCGACACTTCCACGCGCAAACGGCTCATCCGGGCCATCGAGATTTCGCGGCACCTGCAACAGCATCCGGATGCCGCAACGGCCACGACGCCCGAACTGACCGACTTTCTGGTGGTTGGTCTGAACCCGCCGGTCGAACTGCGCCGGGAGCGCATCAGCCGCCGCCTGCACGAACGGCTCCGGAACGGCATGATCGAGGAGGTGGAGACGCTGCTGAAACGGGGCATTCCGGCCGAAAGATTAATTTACTACGGCCTCGAATACAAATTCATTACGCAATACCTGACCGGCGACCTCGACTACGACACCCTGAGCAGCCGCCTGGAAACGGCCATTCACCAGTTTGCCAAGCGCCAGATGACCTATTTTCGCAAGATGGAACGCGACGGCCTCCCCATTCACTGGCTCGACGGGACCAGGCCAACGCCCGAACTGTGTGAGGACGTCGTTCGTTTATACCGTACCCGCGGGCTTTAA
- a CDS encoding alpha/beta hydrolase has protein sequence MPVHFHLQTPEGDDRPVYVSGNFCRWYPDVPVFQMQPTAPGAYELVLPDGLALPDLIEYKYNRGGWDSVELSNTGEGVHNRTLSVTEGTATDYVPHWRLSGRPFNPEFLPKVELLSDEFDVPQLQTTRRINVLLPYDYHETDKQYPVLYLHDGQNLFGEGVGFGSWNIDQRMAVLAARRRHEVILVSIDHGEEERIKEFSPYRTRFGRGKGRQYLEFIARTLKPAVDARYRTRSDHASTGIGGSSMGGLISIYAGLMYPDVFGRLMIFSPSLWLSPKIYFDAIHFHKAEQTKVYIYGGEAESTYMVPNIQRLHDAVRRQGIDDESIQFEVSVDPAGEHNEAHWSREFPKAVEWLFY, from the coding sequence ATGCCTGTCCACTTTCATCTTCAAACGCCGGAAGGCGACGACCGCCCGGTTTACGTTTCGGGAAATTTCTGCCGCTGGTATCCCGACGTGCCGGTGTTTCAAATGCAGCCCACCGCTCCGGGTGCTTACGAACTGGTTTTGCCCGACGGCCTTGCGCTGCCCGACCTCATCGAGTACAAATACAACCGCGGCGGCTGGGATTCCGTCGAGCTCAGCAATACGGGCGAAGGCGTGCACAACCGAACGCTGTCGGTTACGGAGGGCACTGCGACGGACTACGTACCCCACTGGCGTCTGAGCGGGCGGCCTTTCAACCCCGAGTTTTTGCCTAAAGTCGAACTGCTCAGCGACGAGTTTGACGTACCGCAGTTGCAGACAACCCGCCGGATCAACGTTCTGCTGCCCTACGACTACCACGAAACCGACAAGCAATACCCGGTGCTGTACCTGCACGACGGGCAGAACCTCTTCGGCGAGGGCGTGGGCTTCGGCAGCTGGAACATCGACCAGCGGATGGCCGTTCTGGCCGCCCGGCGGCGTCATGAAGTCATTCTGGTGTCCATCGACCACGGCGAAGAGGAACGAATCAAGGAGTTTTCGCCCTACCGGACCCGCTTCGGACGGGGCAAGGGACGGCAGTACCTGGAGTTTATCGCCCGGACGCTCAAACCCGCCGTGGATGCCCGCTACCGCACCCGTTCCGACCACGCCAGCACCGGCATCGGCGGCAGTTCGATGGGCGGCCTCATCAGCATTTACGCCGGACTGATGTACCCGGACGTGTTCGGAAGGCTAATGATTTTTTCGCCTTCGCTCTGGCTCTCGCCCAAGATTTACTTCGATGCCATTCATTTTCACAAAGCCGAACAGACGAAAGTCTACATTTACGGCGGCGAGGCCGAATCGACCTACATGGTGCCCAACATCCAGCGGCTGCATGACGCGGTCCGGCGGCAGGGCATCGATGATGAAAGCATCCAGTTCGAAGTGTCCGTTGATCCCGCCGGCGAACATAACGAAGCCCACTGGAGCCGGGAGTTTCCGAAAGCGGTCGAGTGGCTGTTTTATTGA